TCGTCTACACGGTGGCCGCGACGGGCTCCCGGTGGGCCTCCCGGTTCGCACTGGCCGTGGGGCTGTGTGCGGCGCCGATGGCGCAGATGCGCTGGCCGCTGGACGGGACCGCGCTGGGCAACGCCGCGAAGGCGATCTTCCTGACGGTGCCGTTCGCCCTCGCCTGGGTGCTCGGCGACTCGATCCGCACCCGGCGGGCCTACTTCGCGCAGCTCGAGGAGCGCGCGAGCCGGCTCGAGAAGGAGCGCGAGGCGCAGGCGAAGGTCGCGGTGGCCGCCGAACGCGCCCGGATCGCGCGCGAGCTCCACGACGTGGTCGCGCACAACGTCTCGGTGATGGTGGTGCAGGCCGACGGCGCCGCCTATGTCCTCGATGCCGCGCCCGACCAGGCGAAGAAGGCCCTGGAGACGATCTCCTCCACCGGCCGCCAGGCGCTGGCCGAGATGCGCCGCCTGCTGGGCGTGCTGCGCACCGGCGAGCACCAGGAGGTCGGCGAGTACGTCCCGCAGCCCGACGTCGAGCAGATCGACGACCTCGTCGAACAGTGCCGCACCTCCGGTCTGCCGGTCGACTTCAAGGTGGAGGGCACACCACGCCCGCTGCCGAGCGGCGTCGAGCTCACGGCGTACCGCATCGTGCAGGAGGCGCTCACCAACACCCGCAAGCACGGCGGGCCGAACGCGGGCGCCAGCGTGCGCCTGGTGTACTTCGACGACGGGCTCGGCCTGCTCGTCGAGGACGACGGCAAGGGCGCCCCGCACGAGCTGTACGAAGAGGGCGGCACCGACGGACAGGGCCACGGCCTGATCGGCATGCGCGAGCGGGTCGGGATGGTCGGCGGCACTCTGGACGCGGGGCCCCGTCCCGGCGGAGGGTTCCGTATCAGTGCGCTGCTCCCGCTCAAACCGGCGCATTGACGCCGACGCACGCCCTGTGTTGACACCTGTAACAACCCCGCTGTAACCCCCCGCCACCGCAATCAGCA
Above is a window of Streptomyces sp. NBC_00490 DNA encoding:
- a CDS encoding sensor histidine kinase, with amino-acid sequence MQRLYDFLRRNPTGVDTFWAVFLFGISLLSGTASSAERGTDSPALIVPITFLLCAVIALRRLMPEKMLVLSVAIGVTQLLLNVQTMAADFAMLVIVYTVAATGSRWASRFALAVGLCAAPMAQMRWPLDGTALGNAAKAIFLTVPFALAWVLGDSIRTRRAYFAQLEERASRLEKEREAQAKVAVAAERARIARELHDVVAHNVSVMVVQADGAAYVLDAAPDQAKKALETISSTGRQALAEMRRLLGVLRTGEHQEVGEYVPQPDVEQIDDLVEQCRTSGLPVDFKVEGTPRPLPSGVELTAYRIVQEALTNTRKHGGPNAGASVRLVYFDDGLGLLVEDDGKGAPHELYEEGGTDGQGHGLIGMRERVGMVGGTLDAGPRPGGGFRISALLPLKPAH